A region from the Sphingomonas sp. S2-65 genome encodes:
- a CDS encoding phage tail protein codes for MATVVLTVAGGFFGGPIGAAIGGMAGAALDREVLFKPRGREGPRLQELRVQTSSYGTQIPRIFGTMRVAGSVIWATDLQEHRSTQGGKGRPDTTSYAYSASFAVALSGRPIRAVRRIWAEGKLLRGAAGDLKSATGFRLHLGGEDQAPDPLIAAVEGAGLAPSHRGMAYAVFEDMALADYGNRIPSLSFEVVADEGPIEMGAIVAALSAGEVTAEGTAPVTGFAAQGASVRAACETLAGAAGGWFETAEGGLVLRSGDGAAVTLADAGTAAGSGGGARGVRAIGSGEAVPGVLTLSYYDPARDYQAGVQRAARPGGGGREARMELPAAIDAAAAKTLASAGLARLGLERTRRTLALPWTALEVRPGARVRIAGEGGTWRVERWTLEAMVLTLDCVGIAPPPPIQVATAGRVLAAPDLKLGRTVVHAFELPLVGAGTPLVPQLAIAAAGTEPGWRGAALLWSPDGGASWTSAGTSAAPATLGQLEAPPGPGPAWCEDRHSVLTVQLAHAGMMLADADDEALHAGENLAMVGEELLQFGRARALGGGLWMLSRLWRGRRGTEGAIGLQRAGDRFVLLARDTIALIDLPSGLVGGAVQVLARGAGDPSDVAAATRVRGVALVPPAPVQLRAWRRGDQTTEITWIRRSRAGWDWADGVDAPLGEERERYRVTVQVDGGSPRVLEVGAPQLELRPDERAAACSIIVQQIGALGLSPPAELRLPSLEERP; via the coding sequence ATGGCGACGGTGGTGCTGACGGTCGCCGGGGGATTTTTCGGCGGGCCGATCGGGGCGGCGATCGGCGGAATGGCCGGCGCGGCGCTCGACCGCGAGGTGCTGTTCAAGCCGCGCGGACGCGAGGGGCCGCGGCTCCAGGAGCTGCGGGTCCAGACGTCCTCCTACGGCACGCAGATACCGCGGATCTTCGGGACGATGCGAGTCGCGGGATCGGTGATCTGGGCGACCGATCTGCAGGAACATCGCAGCACCCAGGGGGGCAAGGGTCGACCGGACACCACCAGCTATGCGTATAGCGCGTCGTTCGCGGTGGCGCTGTCGGGGCGGCCGATCCGGGCGGTGCGGCGGATCTGGGCGGAGGGGAAGCTGCTCCGCGGCGCGGCGGGCGACCTGAAGAGCGCGACGGGATTTCGCCTGCATCTGGGCGGCGAGGACCAGGCGCCCGACCCACTGATCGCCGCGGTCGAGGGCGCCGGGCTGGCGCCCTCGCATCGCGGGATGGCCTATGCCGTGTTCGAGGACATGGCGCTGGCCGACTATGGCAATCGCATCCCGTCGCTGAGCTTCGAAGTGGTGGCGGATGAAGGACCCATCGAGATGGGGGCGATCGTCGCGGCACTGAGCGCGGGCGAAGTAACCGCGGAGGGGACGGCCCCGGTGACGGGCTTCGCCGCTCAGGGGGCTAGCGTGCGGGCGGCGTGCGAGACGCTGGCGGGTGCGGCGGGCGGATGGTTCGAGACGGCCGAGGGCGGGCTGGTGCTGCGGAGCGGCGACGGCGCAGCGGTGACGCTGGCGGACGCCGGAACGGCCGCAGGGAGCGGGGGCGGCGCCCGCGGGGTACGCGCGATCGGATCGGGCGAGGCTGTGCCGGGCGTGCTGACGCTGAGCTATTACGATCCGGCGCGCGACTATCAGGCGGGAGTGCAGCGCGCGGCGCGGCCCGGCGGCGGCGGACGCGAGGCGCGCATGGAGCTGCCGGCCGCGATCGACGCGGCGGCGGCCAAGACGCTGGCGAGCGCGGGGCTTGCGCGGCTGGGGCTGGAGCGAACGCGGCGGACGCTGGCGCTGCCCTGGACGGCGCTGGAGGTGCGGCCGGGCGCGCGGGTGCGGATCGCTGGCGAGGGTGGGACGTGGCGCGTGGAGCGCTGGACGCTGGAAGCGATGGTGCTGACGCTCGACTGCGTGGGCATCGCGCCGCCGCCGCCGATCCAGGTCGCAACTGCAGGCCGGGTGCTTGCCGCGCCGGACCTGAAGCTCGGCCGCACTGTGGTGCATGCCTTCGAGCTGCCGCTGGTAGGAGCGGGCACGCCGCTGGTGCCCCAGCTGGCGATCGCGGCGGCTGGCACCGAGCCGGGCTGGCGCGGGGCGGCGCTGTTGTGGAGTCCGGATGGCGGCGCGAGTTGGACAAGCGCCGGAACGAGCGCGGCACCAGCGACACTGGGACAGTTGGAGGCGCCGCCGGGCCCGGGGCCGGCGTGGTGCGAGGATCGGCACTCGGTGCTCACGGTGCAATTGGCGCATGCCGGCATGATGCTGGCAGACGCCGACGACGAGGCGCTGCATGCCGGCGAAAACCTGGCGATGGTGGGCGAGGAGCTGCTCCAGTTTGGCCGGGCGCGGGCGCTGGGCGGTGGTCTCTGGATGCTGTCGCGGCTGTGGCGGGGGCGGCGGGGGACGGAGGGGGCGATCGGGCTGCAACGCGCCGGCGACCGCTTCGTGCTTCTGGCGCGCGACACGATCGCGCTGATCGACTTGCCGTCCGGTTTGGTCGGCGGCGCGGTGCAGGTACTCGCCAGGGGCGCAGGAGACCCGAGCGACGTCGCGGCGGCGACGCGCGTCCGTGGGGTTGCGTTGGTGCCGCCGGCACCCGTGCAGCTCCGGGCGTGGCGCCGCGGCGACCAGACCACCGAAATAACGTGGATCCGCCGCAGTCGGGCCGGGTGGGATTGGGCCGATGGTGTCGATGCCCCGCTCGGCGAAGAACGCGAGCGCTATCGCGTTACGGTGCAGGTCGACGGTGGTTCCCCACGCGTCCTGGAAGTCGGCGCCCCCCAGCTTGAGCTGCGGCCGGATGAGCGTGCCGCAGCGTGTTCGATCATCGTGCAGCAAATAGGGGCGCTGGGGCTGTCGCCTCCCGCCGAATTGCGGCTGCCAAGCCTGGAGGAACGACCATGA
- a CDS encoding DUF2793 domain-containing protein, giving the protein MNDSATPRLGLPMLAAGQAQKEMTHNEALLLLDILVGGAVAGVDAVDPPQEAESGQCWILGSQPAGAWQDHPYAVAAWTLGGWRFVAPRDGMRLWVSADRGFALFRDGIWHLGEAHGKVFVEGTQVVGKRLPAVAEPAGGMVVDGPARAAIVAVLEALRVHGLIASDQL; this is encoded by the coding sequence ATGAACGATAGTGCGACGCCGCGGCTGGGACTGCCGATGCTGGCGGCAGGGCAGGCGCAGAAGGAGATGACGCATAACGAGGCGCTGCTGCTTCTCGATATCCTGGTCGGCGGCGCCGTGGCGGGCGTGGACGCCGTCGACCCGCCGCAGGAGGCCGAGTCGGGGCAGTGCTGGATCCTGGGCAGCCAGCCGGCGGGTGCGTGGCAGGATCATCCCTACGCAGTCGCAGCATGGACGCTGGGCGGCTGGAGATTCGTCGCGCCGCGCGACGGCATGCGGTTGTGGGTAAGTGCCGACCGCGGATTTGCGTTGTTCCGCGACGGCATTTGGCACTTGGGAGAGGCCCATGGAAAAGTTTTTGTCGAGGGTACCCAAGTGGTTGGCAAAAGATTGCCCGCAGTCGCGGAACCAGCAGGGGGGATGGTGGTTGATGGGCCAGCGCGGGCCGCAATCGTTGCGGTACTGGAAGCATTGCGTGTGCACGGTCTGATAGCCTCGGACCAACTGTGA
- a CDS encoding OmpA family protein, whose product MRKLAVTLALATTALSTPALAREDAWYVGIEGGAMIVEDIDWNVGAAEDALSVDHNYGYDVDATVGYDLGVFRLEAEVGYKSATVDGLTSSVPLPGFPGTVPAGSYDYAGGRTTALSFMVNGLWDFGDDDGVQGFVGPGLGVARIKSRLALSSRGDVVDDSDTVVAWQAIAGIRAPLSDNVDVSLKYRFFNAPGVDLVAANGAEVSGRFRSHSILGGLTFNFGAPEPAPEAPVPAPEPYTPPPVAEAPAPAVVCTPGPYIVFFDWDKSDITPEASSILDNAISNYQNCANTRVVLAGHADRSGSASYNVGLSQRRADSVKGYLTGRGISDGVISTEAFGESRPRVDTADGVRELQNRRVEITYGPGSGM is encoded by the coding sequence ATGCGGAAGCTTGCCGTTACACTGGCGCTTGCGACCACCGCGCTGAGCACGCCTGCCCTCGCCCGCGAAGACGCGTGGTATGTGGGCATTGAAGGCGGCGCGATGATCGTCGAAGACATTGACTGGAACGTCGGCGCTGCCGAAGACGCGTTGTCGGTCGATCACAACTATGGCTATGACGTGGATGCCACGGTCGGTTACGACCTGGGCGTGTTCCGTCTGGAAGCCGAAGTCGGCTACAAGTCGGCTACGGTTGACGGCCTGACCTCGTCGGTCCCCCTTCCCGGCTTCCCGGGCACGGTTCCGGCTGGCAGCTATGACTATGCCGGCGGCCGCACCACCGCGCTCAGCTTCATGGTCAATGGTCTCTGGGACTTCGGCGATGACGACGGCGTCCAGGGCTTTGTCGGCCCCGGTCTGGGTGTTGCCCGCATCAAGTCGCGCCTTGCTCTGAGCAGCCGCGGCGACGTGGTCGACGATTCGGACACGGTTGTTGCCTGGCAGGCGATCGCGGGTATCCGCGCTCCGCTGTCCGACAATGTCGACGTGTCGCTGAAGTATCGCTTCTTCAATGCTCCTGGCGTCGACCTGGTCGCAGCCAATGGCGCAGAAGTCAGCGGCCGCTTCCGTTCGCACAGCATCCTGGGCGGCCTGACGTTCAACTTCGGTGCGCCTGAGCCGGCTCCCGAAGCACCCGTACCGGCACCCGAGCCGTACACCCCGCCGCCGGTTGCAGAAGCACCCGCTCCGGCTGTGGTCTGCACGCCTGGGCCGTACATCGTGTTCTTCGACTGGGATAAGTCGGACATCACGCCGGAAGCTTCGAGCATCCTCGACAACGCGATCAGCAACTATCAGAACTGCGCGAACACCCGCGTCGTCTTGGCAGGCCACGCTGACCGTTCGGGTTCGGCCAGCTACAACGTTGGTCTTTCCCAGCGTCGCGCTGACTCGGTCAAGGGCTACCTCACCGGCCGTGGCATCTCCGACGGTGTCATCTCGACCGAAGCGTTCGGTGAAAGCCGTCCGCGCGTCGACACCGCCGACGGTGTCCGCGAGCTCCAGAACCGCCGCGTGGAAATCACGTACGGTCCTGGCTCGGGCATGTAA